A single window of Halodesulfovibrio sp. DNA harbors:
- a CDS encoding biotin--[acetyl-CoA-carboxylase] ligase has translation MHTCFILHNQIPDIASKITPERLVTAHSGWETVEERSWVQSQHNGFDVFKSELPQFPADIYLCGECSSTLDVARIFNEKQMLNEWDSVLGLRQNSGRGQLRRAWNSPEGNIYAAMRLPSTGFFSNEIGSLAIGYLLVGALQKLGYNSRIKWPNDIMVDEKKVGGILLEERAGILMAGIGINVHSYPPTELLRNNWAVPASCLCQKEQTLPILQVWQTLVDYMHFCYNAQVVQYTTTKLISSVEKQLAWLGREVWIHGSDLVNRSGRIMGISQDGGLRLHQQDGEKIIHSGSISLHP, from the coding sequence ATGCATACGTGTTTTATATTACATAATCAAATTCCAGATATTGCATCAAAAATAACCCCTGAACGACTCGTCACAGCTCATAGTGGATGGGAGACAGTAGAAGAGCGCTCATGGGTTCAGTCCCAACACAATGGTTTTGATGTATTTAAATCAGAACTTCCACAATTTCCTGCTGACATATACCTATGCGGAGAATGCAGTTCTACTTTAGATGTTGCTCGCATTTTTAATGAAAAACAAATGCTCAACGAATGGGACTCAGTACTGGGATTACGCCAGAATAGCGGTCGAGGACAGCTACGCCGCGCATGGAATTCTCCTGAAGGTAACATTTATGCTGCAATGCGACTGCCTTCTACAGGTTTTTTTTCCAATGAAATAGGCTCCTTAGCGATAGGCTATTTATTAGTAGGAGCTTTGCAAAAGCTTGGCTATAATTCACGCATAAAGTGGCCTAATGATATTATGGTAGACGAGAAAAAGGTAGGTGGAATCTTACTGGAAGAGCGTGCCGGTATATTAATGGCAGGAATTGGAATTAATGTGCATTCCTATCCGCCAACGGAACTTTTACGTAACAATTGGGCAGTACCTGCAAGCTGTTTGTGCCAAAAAGAACAAACCCTGCCGATATTGCAGGTGTGGCAGACACTTGTAGACTACATGCATTTTTGCTACAACGCACAGGTTGTTCAGTATACTACCACGAAATTAATTTCGAGTGTTGAAAAGCAACTTGCTTGGCTGGGGCGAGAAGTATGGATCCACGGAAGTGATCTAGTCAATCGGTCGGGCAGGATTATGGGTATCTCTCAAGATGGTGGTCTTCGACTCCATCAGCAAGATGGAGAGAAGATTATTCATTCCGGTAGTATTTCCCTCCACCCGTGA
- a CDS encoding HD domain-containing protein, translating into MTFYLVGGAVRDMLLGIPPKEYDFAFSGTVDNFISCNPSARKAGNDFGICILNGIEYAPLRGGSIDEDLTFRDLTINALALDEDSRIYSLPSTLHDLQNKILKPASETAFLQDPVRVFRVARFAAALPEFSIHPDTITQMQRVAASGMLDNLTPERVGTELLKALRCSEPGRFFTVLNDAGCLNPWFAELSRMSDIPAGPVQYHSADCLTHIVTTINKCPNDIVTRYMALCHDLGKQETKPEILPQHIGHEKRGVQLAENLGQRLKLSNNLVRAGAVAALQHMKGGQYLSLRSGTKVDLLYSLHRQQILENFFMLVEADSGKNYLEQAKADLEVILSVELPAKDQNLGAESGKRLRELRCIALSETLRGMKS; encoded by the coding sequence ATGACGTTTTATTTAGTAGGCGGCGCGGTTCGGGATATGTTACTTGGTATCCCCCCAAAAGAATATGACTTTGCATTTTCTGGAACCGTTGATAATTTTATAAGCTGCAATCCTTCAGCACGCAAGGCTGGAAATGACTTTGGAATTTGTATTTTGAACGGAATAGAGTACGCCCCGCTTAGAGGAGGCTCTATTGATGAAGACCTCACCTTTCGGGATCTTACAATTAATGCACTCGCGCTAGATGAGGATTCACGTATTTACTCTCTTCCGAGCACGTTACATGACCTGCAAAATAAAATACTTAAGCCTGCTTCTGAAACAGCATTTTTACAGGACCCTGTACGTGTTTTTCGTGTTGCACGTTTTGCAGCCGCCCTGCCTGAATTTTCAATTCATCCTGATACAATTACTCAAATGCAACGCGTTGCTGCCTCTGGAATGCTAGATAATCTCACACCAGAACGTGTTGGCACAGAGCTGTTGAAGGCTCTCCGTTGTTCTGAACCGGGTAGATTTTTTACAGTATTAAATGATGCAGGCTGCTTGAACCCTTGGTTTGCAGAACTCTCTCGCATGTCAGATATCCCCGCTGGTCCTGTTCAGTATCATTCTGCAGATTGTCTTACGCACATAGTGACAACTATAAATAAATGTCCCAACGATATTGTAACGAGGTACATGGCACTTTGTCATGACTTGGGAAAACAGGAAACAAAGCCAGAAATTTTACCGCAACACATTGGACATGAGAAGCGTGGTGTACAATTGGCTGAGAATCTTGGACAGCGTTTAAAGCTTTCGAATAATCTAGTGCGTGCAGGAGCCGTTGCTGCGCTTCAACACATGAAGGGGGGGCAGTATCTCTCACTGCGTAGTGGAACCAAGGTGGACTTGCTCTACTCTTTGCATCGCCAGCAAATATTGGAAAATTTCTTCATGCTGGTTGAGGCTGATTCTGGAAAAAATTATTTAGAGCAGGCGAAGGCAGATTTAGAAGTAATTCTATCAGTTGAATTACCTGCTAAAGATCAAAATTTAGGAGCGGAGTCTGGAAAAAGACTACGCGAACTCAGATGCATTGCGTTAAGTGAAACATTGCGCGGCATGAAGTCATAA
- a CDS encoding manganese-dependent inorganic pyrophosphatase has translation MAVLVMGHMNPDTDSIISAIAVADALNKRGIEAKAVAQGEVTPESAFVLEKFGLEAPEVVTSVAGQKVWLVDTSDKAQLPADIDEAEICGVIDHHKLGDITTSNPLEMWVWPVGCSCTAIKGFYDHYGLEIPAGIAGGMLCAILSDTVMFKSVTCTDADKVAVEALAKMADVADTTALGMEMFKVKSAVDGATMEELVFRDYKDFDMNGNKVGIGQLEVVDLSLLDAVKTGLKEEIAKVKADGRHSVFLLLTDIMKEGSEMLICSDDASVVEKAFGVAGEESVWLDGVMSRKKQVVPNFEKAFK, from the coding sequence ATGGCAGTACTCGTAATGGGACATATGAACCCTGACACTGACTCTATCATTTCTGCAATCGCTGTTGCGGATGCACTCAATAAACGTGGCATCGAAGCTAAAGCTGTAGCACAGGGCGAAGTTACCCCTGAATCTGCTTTCGTGCTTGAAAAATTCGGTCTCGAAGCTCCAGAAGTTGTTACTTCTGTTGCAGGTCAGAAAGTATGGCTCGTAGATACTTCTGATAAAGCTCAGCTCCCTGCTGATATCGACGAAGCTGAAATCTGTGGCGTAATCGACCACCACAAACTGGGCGATATCACTACTTCCAACCCTCTCGAAATGTGGGTATGGCCTGTAGGTTGTAGCTGTACTGCAATTAAAGGTTTCTACGACCACTACGGTCTTGAAATCCCTGCTGGCATCGCAGGCGGCATGCTCTGCGCTATCCTTTCCGATACCGTAATGTTCAAGTCTGTAACTTGCACAGACGCTGATAAAGTTGCTGTTGAAGCTCTCGCTAAAATGGCTGACGTAGCAGATACAACTGCACTCGGTATGGAAATGTTCAAAGTTAAATCTGCTGTTGACGGCGCAACCATGGAAGAGCTTGTTTTCCGTGATTACAAAGACTTTGACATGAACGGCAACAAAGTTGGTATTGGCCAGCTCGAAGTTGTTGACCTCTCTCTTCTTGACGCTGTAAAAACTGGTCTTAAAGAAGAAATCGCTAAAGTTAAAGCAGACGGTCGTCATTCCGTATTCCTTCTTCTTACAGACATCATGAAAGAAGGTTCCGAAATGCTCATCTGTTCTGACGACGCTTCCGTTGTTGAAAAAGCATTCGGCGTTGCAGGCGAAGAATCCGTATGGCTTGACGGCGTAATGAGCCGTAAAAAACAGGTTGTTCCTAACTTTGAAAAAGCTTTCAAATAG
- a CDS encoding PTS sugar transporter subunit IIC has protein sequence MAWRLRFFFAILALLRTNINIGFVERPLAIGFLWAIITGEWELALPAAIFYELFWLDLFPVGTYIPPNGTAALLATLASASFFSLTTPSQLIIPMMLAMPAALISPYLEQTLRQRHNTHHNQLLSLATPENVIDEQLFLHKIITKALLQTVAANFIFFALYLLVLICTISASYSVYGSIIEYPGVSWSYLWFFAALGGVLSLRVRSAYYSFFFFLFAVVLITNL, from the coding sequence CTGGCTTGGCGGCTACGCTTTTTTTTTGCCATTCTAGCGCTATTACGCACAAACATTAATATAGGCTTTGTAGAACGTCCGCTGGCGATTGGTTTTTTATGGGCAATAATAACAGGGGAGTGGGAGTTAGCACTTCCCGCCGCTATTTTTTATGAATTATTCTGGCTCGATCTTTTTCCAGTGGGCACATACATTCCGCCCAATGGAACCGCTGCTCTGTTGGCTACACTAGCCTCAGCCAGTTTTTTTTCATTAACAACTCCATCACAGCTCATCATCCCAATGATGCTTGCTATGCCAGCAGCGTTGATAAGTCCTTATCTTGAACAAACGTTGCGGCAACGCCATAACACTCACCATAACCAACTCCTGTCCCTCGCAACACCTGAAAACGTTATTGATGAGCAACTTTTTTTACACAAAATTATCACTAAAGCCTTGCTCCAAACCGTTGCTGCAAACTTTATTTTCTTTGCCCTATACCTGCTTGTGCTAATTTGCACTATCTCAGCTTCATACAGCGTATATGGCTCTATTATTGAGTATCCAGGCGTCTCATGGAGCTATTTGTGGTTCTTTGCTGCACTTGGTGGTGTTTTGTCCCTGAGAGTGCGCAGTGCCTACTATTCCTTCTTTTTTTTCCTCTTTGCTGTAGTGCTTATTACTAATCTATAG
- a CDS encoding PTS sugar transporter subunit IIB, with protein sequence MAWIRIDNRLIHGQVIETWIPYTNAKHLLVVNDDFAEDVLRQQIATLAIPGRISVDFIHIPEIMPYAQSNNLQDTLIILADCVDAKRIHDEGFSFESINIGNLHYAPGKKQLCDHIAISDYDEKCLKFFANHEINLDFRCVPNQPLQIKGLL encoded by the coding sequence ATGGCTTGGATTCGCATCGACAACCGCCTGATTCATGGACAAGTCATTGAAACGTGGATTCCATACACGAACGCTAAACATCTGCTTGTCGTTAATGATGACTTTGCTGAAGATGTTCTACGGCAACAAATTGCTACACTTGCAATTCCGGGCAGAATCTCTGTAGACTTTATCCATATTCCAGAAATTATGCCGTATGCTCAAAGCAACAATCTTCAAGATACCCTCATTATTTTAGCTGACTGTGTAGATGCAAAACGTATTCATGACGAAGGCTTTTCCTTTGAATCAATAAACATAGGCAACCTTCATTATGCCCCTGGTAAGAAGCAGCTTTGCGATCATATTGCAATTTCAGATTATGATGAAAAGTGCCTGAAATTTTTTGCCAACCACGAAATCAATCTCGATTTTCGCTGCGTCCCTAATCAACCATTGCAAATTAAGGGGTTATTGTAA
- a CDS encoding PTS sugar transporter subunit IIA, giving the protein MPSTFPEETNIGVVIVTHTNYGAALLSAAEVIMGKQPSCETVSVDSEKDVSETVATIKEMVEKVDAGRGVLMLTDMFGGTPTNLSLSLLGTRHLEVLTGVNLPMLLKVFGCRTMTLDRLAIEAKDAGGKGIVMAGEILRSKVNG; this is encoded by the coding sequence ATGCCTAGCACATTTCCTGAAGAAACAAATATTGGTGTAGTTATCGTTACCCACACTAACTACGGCGCAGCTCTTTTGAGTGCGGCGGAAGTTATTATGGGCAAGCAGCCTTCCTGCGAAACTGTAAGTGTTGACAGTGAGAAAGACGTATCTGAAACGGTAGCAACTATTAAAGAAATGGTTGAAAAAGTTGATGCTGGACGTGGCGTTCTCATGCTTACAGATATGTTCGGGGGTACTCCAACTAACTTAAGCCTTTCTTTACTTGGCACCAGACATTTAGAAGTACTTACAGGTGTAAACCTTCCGATGCTCCTCAAAGTTTTTGGATGCCGTACAATGACATTGGATCGTCTTGCAATTGAAGCAAAGGACGCAGGAGGCAAGGGCATTGTTATGGCGGGCGAAATCCTGCGAAGCAAGGTTAACGGGTAA
- the rapZ gene encoding RNase adapter RapZ — protein sequence MTSVSSRSIPVIIVAGLSGAGKSSALKVFEDMAYYTIDGLPVSMTSQFIEVLTNCALESYKGIVLGVDVRQSTFRDEWAATIKELASAGYSPTVIFLESRADVILRRYKETRRPHPFEGSGTGLEQAMTRERELMAPARAEADFIFDTSEYSIHDLRRVLQRRWQSEESDAKGLKVHLMSFGFKHSTPSEADMILDLRFLPNPYHEPKLRSYSGQDSVVVSYVLDNSMGQIYLKKLEDLLHFTLMQMEKEGRYRITIGFGCTGGRHRSVAVTEAIYEFLKKSDFAVSKEHRHINLV from the coding sequence ATGACTTCGGTATCTTCGCGATCAATTCCTGTAATTATAGTTGCAGGACTTTCCGGGGCAGGCAAAAGTAGTGCCCTTAAAGTATTTGAAGACATGGCGTATTACACAATCGACGGTCTTCCGGTATCAATGACATCGCAATTTATCGAAGTGCTTACAAACTGTGCGCTCGAAAGTTATAAAGGGATAGTATTAGGGGTGGATGTTCGGCAAAGCACATTCAGAGACGAATGGGCGGCAACAATCAAAGAGTTGGCGTCAGCCGGATATTCACCTACAGTTATTTTTTTAGAGTCGCGTGCTGACGTGATTTTGCGTAGATACAAAGAGACCAGACGTCCGCATCCTTTTGAGGGAAGTGGCACAGGGCTTGAGCAAGCCATGACCCGCGAACGCGAGTTAATGGCTCCAGCGCGAGCTGAAGCAGACTTTATATTTGATACATCAGAATATTCTATCCACGATTTGCGCCGAGTGTTGCAACGTAGATGGCAGTCTGAAGAAAGTGATGCAAAAGGACTTAAAGTTCACCTTATGAGCTTTGGGTTCAAGCACAGCACGCCTTCTGAAGCTGATATGATTTTAGATTTACGCTTTTTACCAAACCCATACCACGAACCTAAACTTCGCTCTTATAGTGGACAGGATTCTGTTGTTGTTTCATACGTACTCGACAACAGTATGGGGCAAATTTATTTAAAAAAGCTCGAAGATTTATTGCATTTTACGCTTATGCAAATGGAAAAAGAAGGGCGTTACCGCATCACCATTGGTTTTGGATGTACTGGTGGACGCCATCGTTCCGTTGCAGTAACTGAGGCGATTTACGAATTTTTGAAAAAATCTGACTTTGCTGTATCAAAAGAGCACCGTCATATTAACTTGGTGTAA
- a CDS encoding PTS sugar transporter subunit IIA yields MKLGEYLEKELVLPELTASTKQEALAELLAPVVDKNPSLNAEDVFNVLMEREALGTTGIGNGIAIPHGKLSSLDKIVVVAGRSSDGLDFDALDQKPCKIFFMVLAPENVAGTHLRILAQISRLLKDEDFKQLFMESDTQETLWNLLSAA; encoded by the coding sequence ATGAAACTGGGTGAATACCTGGAAAAAGAACTTGTATTGCCGGAGCTTACCGCCAGCACCAAACAAGAGGCGCTGGCGGAGCTCTTGGCTCCTGTCGTTGATAAAAATCCATCGTTAAATGCTGAAGATGTATTTAACGTACTTATGGAACGAGAAGCTCTCGGCACCACAGGCATTGGCAATGGCATTGCCATTCCTCATGGGAAATTATCTTCGCTTGATAAAATTGTAGTTGTTGCCGGTCGAAGCTCTGACGGGCTGGACTTTGATGCGCTTGACCAAAAGCCGTGTAAGATTTTCTTTATGGTGTTAGCACCGGAAAATGTAGCCGGTACTCATCTACGCATCCTTGCTCAAATTTCCCGACTCTTGAAGGATGAAGATTTCAAACAGTTATTCATGGAATCCGACACACAAGAGACATTGTGGAACCTTTTATCTGCTGCGTAG
- the raiA gene encoding ribosome-associated translation inhibitor RaiA, translating into MNIVFTFKNFEPSNHLKAYAKRRFSKLGRFLPNPEHMEMQVSLSVDNFRHKAEILLVSDNLNLSATEQSEDMYATVDLVRDKLKAQIIRRTEKSQAKRKGAEKFVLEGTMPPEEAAESERTIIGMDNFVPKPMGLDEAAMQLDALDYDFLVFLNAETERVNVIYRRKDNNFGLIDPVL; encoded by the coding sequence ATGAACATCGTATTCACTTTCAAGAACTTTGAGCCTTCCAATCACCTGAAAGCATATGCCAAACGTCGCTTTAGCAAACTTGGCAGATTCTTACCGAACCCTGAACATATGGAAATGCAAGTCTCACTTTCTGTTGACAATTTCCGCCACAAAGCAGAAATTCTATTGGTATCGGACAACCTGAACTTATCCGCTACCGAACAGTCAGAAGACATGTATGCAACTGTTGATCTTGTTCGTGATAAACTAAAAGCACAGATCATACGTCGTACGGAAAAATCGCAAGCGAAACGCAAGGGTGCAGAAAAGTTTGTACTCGAAGGCACTATGCCTCCCGAAGAGGCAGCCGAATCAGAAAGAACCATCATAGGTATGGACAACTTTGTGCCGAAACCTATGGGACTTGACGAAGCTGCTATGCAACTTGATGCGCTGGATTATGACTTCCTTGTTTTTCTTAATGCCGAAACCGAACGGGTCAATGTAATCTATCGCCGAAAAGATAATAATTTCGGGCTGATCGACCCTGTTCTCTAG
- the rpoN gene encoding RNA polymerase factor sigma-54: MALELRQQLKLAQQLVMTPQLQQAIKLLQLSRVELAETVQQELLENPFLEESLEEAANPDKTSATEQRKDEQEAYDKELSNNADWEDYLGDFSSTTKQVSMRESEALEEMSSFEARLAPAPTLDGHLNWQLMLSPLTEEQIKVGEVIISSISSNGYLHVSVEELAQLAQSDTETVEEMIEHIQQFDPVGVAARTPQECLLVQIKALNYDRDPILVDIVTNHLEDLEKRRYKPLARKYKISLEDLKEYLDVIQSLDPMPGARFGGGEAQYVSPDVYIYEYEGDFVIVLNEDGLPQLQLSELTEQLPKTTNAEEKDYYQDKMRSASWLIKSLYQRQRTLYKVVESIIKYQKEFFQNGVTALKPLILKDIADDIGMHESTVSRITTNKYISTPHGIFELKFFFNSAIGLDDGSQVGSESVKALIKKLISEENTKKPLSDEKIGEILKEKLQVNIARRTVAKYRTAMNIPSSSKRKVVF; encoded by the coding sequence ATGGCTCTTGAACTTCGCCAACAATTGAAACTTGCTCAGCAGCTTGTAATGACTCCGCAGTTACAGCAGGCAATCAAACTGCTGCAACTTTCCCGCGTGGAACTTGCTGAAACCGTTCAGCAAGAGTTGCTGGAGAATCCTTTTTTGGAAGAGTCCTTGGAAGAAGCCGCCAATCCAGACAAAACTTCCGCTACAGAACAGCGTAAAGATGAACAGGAAGCTTATGATAAAGAGCTTTCTAATAACGCTGACTGGGAAGACTATCTCGGTGATTTTTCAAGCACTACCAAACAGGTCTCAATGCGAGAATCTGAAGCACTAGAAGAAATGAGCTCCTTCGAAGCTCGTCTTGCTCCTGCTCCAACGTTAGATGGACACTTGAACTGGCAGTTGATGCTTTCTCCGCTTACTGAAGAACAAATTAAAGTAGGAGAGGTTATCATAAGCAGCATTAGTTCTAACGGATACTTACATGTATCAGTTGAAGAACTAGCGCAGCTTGCTCAAAGCGATACAGAAACTGTTGAAGAAATGATCGAACATATTCAGCAGTTTGACCCTGTTGGTGTGGCTGCTCGCACCCCGCAGGAATGTCTGCTCGTTCAAATTAAAGCGCTTAACTATGACCGTGATCCAATTCTTGTAGATATCGTTACAAATCATCTCGAAGACTTGGAAAAGCGTCGTTACAAACCGCTTGCTCGTAAATACAAAATTTCTCTCGAAGATCTCAAAGAATATTTGGATGTAATCCAAAGTCTTGACCCTATGCCGGGTGCACGCTTTGGTGGTGGAGAGGCGCAGTATGTTTCTCCAGATGTTTACATCTATGAATATGAAGGCGATTTTGTCATCGTTTTAAACGAAGACGGATTGCCGCAGTTGCAGCTGAGTGAGTTAACCGAGCAGCTTCCTAAAACCACGAATGCTGAAGAAAAAGACTACTATCAGGACAAAATGCGTTCTGCATCCTGGCTTATAAAAAGTCTGTACCAACGCCAACGAACTTTATATAAAGTAGTCGAAAGCATTATAAAATATCAAAAAGAATTCTTTCAAAATGGTGTGACAGCGCTGAAACCACTTATTTTGAAAGACATTGCAGATGATATCGGCATGCACGAATCTACCGTCAGCCGAATTACTACAAATAAATATATTTCGACCCCGCATGGTATTTTTGAGTTAAAGTTCTTTTTTAACAGTGCAATTGGCCTTGATGATGGAAGTCAGGTCGGATCAGAGAGCGTCAAAGCCCTCATTAAAAAACTCATTAGTGAAGAAAATACTAAAAAACCACTTAGCGATGAAAAAATCGGAGAAATCTTAAAAGAAAAACTACAGGTTAACATTGCACGAAGAACTGTTGCAAAATACCGTACCGCAATGAATATCCCTTCATCATCCAAGAGAAAGGTGGTATTCTAG
- the lptB gene encoding LPS export ABC transporter ATP-binding protein — MSVIQAEGLCKIYGKREVVRNINLQMEQGEIVGLLGPNGAGKTTTFYMLIGIVKPNAGVVRVDNMQVTDWPLHERARIGLSYLPQESSVFKKLTVSQNLQLILEQTELSRADQKKREEELLEEFGITHIRDTHAMHISGGERRRLEIARALIRDPKFILLDEPFAGIDPLAVDDIQDIIRKLRDKGMGVLISDHNVRETLKICDRANLVYEGQIILSGTPEEIVNNPKARSVYLGEGFTL; from the coding sequence ATGTCTGTTATTCAAGCAGAGGGGCTTTGCAAAATCTACGGCAAGCGCGAAGTCGTCCGAAATATCAACCTGCAAATGGAGCAGGGGGAAATAGTCGGGCTTCTCGGACCTAACGGTGCGGGTAAAACTACAACGTTCTACATGCTTATCGGCATTGTTAAACCTAATGCCGGTGTTGTACGTGTAGATAATATGCAAGTTACAGACTGGCCACTCCATGAACGTGCGCGAATTGGTCTAAGTTATCTTCCGCAGGAAAGCTCTGTCTTTAAAAAATTAACAGTTTCGCAAAACTTGCAGCTTATTTTAGAACAGACAGAACTTTCGCGTGCCGATCAAAAAAAACGTGAAGAAGAGTTGCTGGAAGAATTTGGGATTACGCATATCCGTGACACACACGCTATGCATATCTCAGGTGGCGAGCGTCGACGTCTCGAAATCGCACGCGCACTTATTCGTGATCCTAAGTTTATTCTTCTTGATGAACCTTTTGCAGGCATTGACCCTCTCGCGGTTGATGACATTCAGGATATTATTCGTAAGCTGCGTGACAAAGGAATGGGCGTACTCATTTCCGACCACAATGTTCGAGAAACACTAAAAATTTGTGACCGTGCGAACCTTGTGTACGAAGGACAAATTATTCTTTCCGGTACGCCGGAAGAGATTGTAAACAACCCGAAGGCGCGCAGTGTCTACCTTGGCGAAGGTTTCACACTCTAG
- a CDS encoding LptA/OstA family protein codes for MKALFRVLVLSLCLLTATGAFAAPAMEDVKVTSEKMTYSADGQTVVFTGNVVVKHPQADMWANKVTVYLRNNEGSKKTDSTSGVDAGKLDKIVAEGNVRIEMEKNRSGFCQTATYSLDEELLVMTGSPKLSEGKNTITGDVIKFWVKENRSEVLGSSSKPVEAIFSAPGKVKK; via the coding sequence ATGAAAGCTCTTTTTCGAGTTCTGGTGTTGTCACTGTGCCTTTTAACCGCTACAGGCGCATTTGCAGCTCCTGCAATGGAAGACGTTAAAGTAACGTCAGAAAAAATGACATACAGTGCTGATGGTCAAACAGTTGTATTCACAGGCAATGTTGTCGTTAAGCACCCACAGGCAGATATGTGGGCGAATAAAGTCACTGTATACTTACGCAACAACGAAGGCTCAAAAAAAACTGATTCTACCAGCGGGGTAGACGCAGGTAAATTGGACAAGATTGTTGCGGAAGGGAACGTACGAATCGAAATGGAAAAAAATCGATCCGGCTTCTGTCAGACTGCAACATACTCATTAGACGAAGAGCTTCTAGTAATGACTGGTTCCCCGAAATTAAGCGAAGGTAAAAATACCATTACCGGCGATGTCATTAAATTCTGGGTAAAAGAAAACCGCAGCGAAGTTCTCGGTTCTTCTTCAAAACCTGTTGAAGCCATCTTCTCAGCACCGGGTAAGGTGAAGAAATAA
- the lptC gene encoding LPS export ABC transporter periplasmic protein LptC: MRKWLIWGVLLVLIGGGLYYLQTSVEKQIAEEVKDVIGNDAETNVDLSLQGIELKQGEDGKELWTLKASNGWYQKDESIIDLAEPDIMYFVQPNRDKVHIVAPHGTINQREGIARLWGDVTVSNPKGTITSSELSFEDKKKMLFMTGSVTFTGEGFAGSSDEASWNLKDNQITATGNVTVQFRAAKLNDAVGGEK; this comes from the coding sequence ATGAGAAAATGGTTGATTTGGGGTGTGTTGTTAGTCCTGATAGGTGGCGGATTATATTACCTGCAAACATCTGTAGAAAAACAGATTGCTGAAGAGGTAAAAGATGTCATCGGCAACGACGCTGAAACAAATGTAGACCTTTCTTTGCAAGGCATCGAATTGAAACAAGGGGAAGACGGCAAAGAGCTGTGGACCCTCAAAGCCAGTAACGGCTGGTATCAAAAAGATGAAAGTATTATTGACCTTGCCGAGCCGGACATTATGTACTTCGTTCAGCCAAATCGGGATAAAGTACATATTGTTGCTCCACACGGAACAATCAACCAGCGCGAAGGCATAGCCCGATTGTGGGGCGATGTTACAGTCAGCAATCCTAAGGGGACAATTACAAGCAGCGAACTCTCCTTTGAAGATAAAAAGAAGATGCTGTTTATGACTGGCAGCGTTACGTTTACCGGCGAAGGATTTGCCGGTTCTTCCGATGAAGCAAGTTGGAATTTAAAAGATAATCAAATCACAGCAACCGGTAATGTCACTGTGCAGTTTCGCGCTGCAAAATTGAATGACGCCGTTGGTGGAGAAAAATAA
- a CDS encoding HAD hydrolase family protein — translation MKADCLAKDIKLIILDCDGVLTDGGLYYDHDGNVTKRFNVLDGLGIKAAQACDLVIGVITGLDAKSVATRMNDLGIVDYYAGHLKKMVCIEEIKDKYDLEWNQIAYIGDDWIDLPPMRKVGLPIAVANAMPEVKDVAIFHTDAAGGHGAVREALNFIMKAQGKLEGIVNSIGG, via the coding sequence ATGAAAGCTGATTGTCTTGCCAAAGACATCAAACTAATTATTCTTGATTGTGACGGCGTGCTCACCGACGGTGGATTATACTACGACCACGATGGTAATGTGACCAAGCGCTTTAATGTTCTTGATGGACTCGGCATTAAGGCAGCACAAGCATGCGACCTTGTTATAGGCGTCATTACGGGACTTGATGCTAAGTCCGTTGCCACACGAATGAACGATCTAGGTATTGTTGATTATTATGCAGGACATTTGAAAAAAATGGTGTGCATTGAAGAGATTAAAGATAAATATGATCTAGAGTGGAATCAAATTGCATACATTGGCGACGACTGGATTGATTTGCCACCAATGCGAAAAGTGGGACTTCCAATTGCCGTTGCGAATGCAATGCCTGAAGTGAAGGACGTTGCTATCTTCCACACAGATGCTGCTGGCGGACATGGTGCTGTTCGTGAAGCATTAAACTTTATTATGAAAGCTCAAGGAAAACTTGAGGGAATTGTCAATTCCATAGGTGGATAA